One part of the Chryseobacterium mulctrae genome encodes these proteins:
- a CDS encoding WxL protein host-binding domain-containing protein, with protein sequence MKAGIVVINGLSHTYQVENGKVYKGKIEIENTGNQLQSVKLFLHDYSYKSDGTINYSTPHTNSKTNTDWITMNTNLVTLKAKQKTEVYYEITVPNNISEPGSYWSVIMVEPVEEIKPNDSKQGVNITSIIRYAIQIITDFDSEKAKPDLKFEDVKIEKKEGKQILKVAIANKGNLYCKPTANIEIYNKKTGEKLGNFSSQASGLLPQTSKYFHIDISKMPPEKYNAVLIATDEEENAFALNVELEVKND encoded by the coding sequence ATGAAAGCAGGAATTGTTGTTATCAATGGTCTTTCACACACATATCAGGTAGAAAATGGAAAAGTTTACAAAGGAAAAATAGAAATAGAAAATACCGGCAATCAACTACAAAGTGTAAAGCTGTTTCTTCACGATTACAGTTATAAATCTGACGGTACTATCAATTATTCCACTCCTCATACCAACAGTAAAACCAATACAGATTGGATTACAATGAATACCAATCTTGTTACTCTTAAAGCCAAACAAAAAACAGAAGTTTACTATGAAATAACCGTTCCCAACAATATTTCTGAGCCAGGAAGTTATTGGAGCGTAATTATGGTAGAACCTGTAGAAGAAATAAAGCCAAATGATAGTAAGCAAGGTGTAAATATTACCTCAATTATCCGCTATGCAATTCAGATAATTACAGATTTTGATTCAGAAAAAGCAAAACCCGATTTGAAATTTGAGGATGTGAAAATTGAAAAAAAAGAAGGAAAACAAATCTTAAAAGTTGCTATTGCCAACAAAGGAAATCTTTATTGTAAACCAACCGCCAATATCGAAATTTACAACAAAAAGACAGGAGAAAAACTCGGAAACTTCTCAAGCCAGGCATCGGGATTATTACCCCAAACTTCAAAATATTTCCATATTGATATCAGCAAGATGCCTCCCGAAAAATACAATGCTGTACTGATTGCCACAGACGAAGAAGAAAATGCATTCGCCCTAAATGTAGAACTAGAAGTAAAGAATGATTAA
- a CDS encoding SDR family oxidoreductase gives MSKTIIITGTSSGIGFVLAEYFGKKGHHVYGLSRKHTESQYFKSIPTDITDNDAVQNAIAEVLKTETRIDVLINNAGMGMVGSVEDSTKEDILKLFNLNLVGSVQMMTAVMPKMRENKFGKIINVSSIGSEMGLPFRGFYSASKSALDKVTEAMRYEVYPWNIDVCSLHLGDIKTNIAENRVKTKVSEPYKNVFDKVYALMNSHVGDGTEPLEVAEYIDQLLNKNKWKAHYYFGKFGQKIGVPLKWILPQGTYEHLMKKYNKLA, from the coding sequence ATGTCAAAAACAATTATCATTACAGGAACTTCCTCAGGAATTGGTTTCGTATTAGCAGAATATTTCGGAAAAAAAGGTCATCACGTTTATGGTTTAAGCAGAAAACATACCGAAAGTCAGTATTTTAAATCAATTCCGACTGATATTACTGATAACGACGCTGTTCAGAACGCCATTGCTGAAGTTTTAAAAACAGAAACCAGAATTGATGTTTTAATTAACAATGCAGGAATGGGAATGGTAGGTTCTGTGGAAGATTCTACAAAAGAAGATATTTTAAAATTATTTAATCTGAATCTTGTCGGTTCAGTTCAGATGATGACCGCTGTAATGCCAAAAATGAGGGAAAATAAATTCGGAAAAATCATCAATGTTTCCAGTATAGGAAGTGAGATGGGACTGCCTTTCCGCGGATTTTATTCTGCCTCAAAATCTGCTCTAGACAAAGTTACCGAAGCAATGAGATACGAAGTTTATCCTTGGAATATTGATGTTTGCTCGCTTCATTTGGGTGATATTAAAACCAATATTGCAGAAAACCGTGTAAAAACAAAAGTTTCTGAACCTTATAAAAATGTATTCGATAAAGTGTACGCTTTGATGAATTCTCATGTTGGCGACGGAACCGAACCTTTGGAAGTTGCAGAATATATCGATCAGCTTTTAAATAAAAATAAGTGGAAAGCTCATTATTATTTTGGTAAATTCGGGCAGAAAATCGGAGTTCCTTTAAAATGGATTCTTCCACAGGGAACTTATGAGCATTTGATGAAGAAATACAATAAACTGGCTTAG
- a CDS encoding acyl-CoA thioesterase, producing MEKEVSTTVKVRFSDCDPIGHLNNVKYLDYMFNAREDHVETFYGFTYEEYTKKTGCTWIAIQNEIAYLKEVKYNTQVVISSKTIEIGDRISKVEILMKSLDEKTIHAVLWVTVIYFNIKTRRSDIHPEEIMQTFGNFYVDLEQKDFQSRVKFLRSQNAKNS from the coding sequence ATGGAAAAAGAAGTCTCAACGACCGTAAAAGTAAGATTCAGTGATTGTGATCCGATTGGACATTTAAATAATGTTAAATATCTCGATTACATGTTCAATGCCAGAGAAGATCATGTAGAAACTTTCTATGGCTTTACTTACGAAGAATATACTAAAAAAACAGGCTGTACCTGGATTGCAATTCAGAATGAAATTGCTTATCTTAAAGAAGTAAAATACAATACTCAGGTTGTTATCAGCAGTAAAACGATCGAGATAGGAGACCGAATTTCTAAAGTAGAAATTCTGATGAAAAGTCTTGATGAAAAAACAATTCACGCGGTGCTTTGGGTTACGGTAATTTATTTTAATATAAAAACAAGACGTTCTGATATTCATCCGGAAGAAATCATGCAGACTTTTGGAAATTTTTATGTTGACTTAGAACAGAAAGACTTTCAGTCGAGAGTAAAGTTTTTAAGATCACAAAATGCGAAAAATTCATAA
- the rfbD gene encoding dTDP-4-dehydrorhamnose reductase yields the protein MKKILVVGSNGQLGNCIRKIAPDFEPHYEFIFTDSQSLDITDEDQINDFFYDQKPDFCINASAYTAVDLAEKEKEKEKAFAVNTNGVGNIAKACADYKTVFIHVSTDYVFDGETNLDYSEDDFTNPIGVYGESKLKGEELALENSPKTIILRTSWLYSEFNKNFVKTMLNLFSQKDELGIVADQFGQPTNANDLAEAIMGIIENPNKTFGVFHFSNYPETTWFEFAKKIAEFSKSSVKLNALTTEQYPTPAKRPKRSTMCLDKIEKIYKIEPKHWENSLEDCVNILSN from the coding sequence ATGAAAAAAATACTTGTAGTAGGAAGTAACGGTCAGTTAGGAAACTGCATCAGAAAAATTGCTCCCGATTTTGAACCTCATTATGAATTTATTTTTACAGATTCTCAATCTTTAGATATTACAGACGAAGATCAGATTAATGATTTCTTTTATGATCAAAAACCAGACTTCTGCATCAATGCTTCAGCATATACTGCGGTAGATCTTGCGGAAAAAGAAAAAGAAAAAGAAAAAGCATTTGCTGTAAACACAAATGGAGTAGGAAACATTGCAAAAGCATGTGCTGATTATAAAACAGTTTTCATTCACGTTTCAACCGATTATGTATTTGATGGTGAAACCAATTTAGATTATTCGGAAGACGATTTTACAAATCCGATCGGAGTTTATGGAGAATCTAAACTGAAAGGGGAAGAGCTGGCTTTAGAAAATAGTCCTAAGACCATTATTTTAAGAACTTCTTGGCTGTATTCAGAGTTCAATAAGAACTTTGTGAAAACAATGCTCAACTTATTTTCGCAAAAAGATGAGTTAGGAATTGTTGCTGATCAATTTGGGCAACCAACCAATGCTAATGATTTGGCAGAAGCGATTATGGGTATTATAGAAAACCCGAACAAAACTTTTGGTGTTTTCCATTTTTCAAATTATCCGGAAACAACGTGGTTTGAGTTTGCAAAAAAAATTGCTGAATTCTCCAAATCATCAGTAAAGCTGAATGCATTAACGACAGAGCAGTACCCAACTCCGGCAAAAAGACCGAAAAGAAGCACAATGTGTCTCGATAAAATTGAAAAGATCTACAAGATTGAGCCGAAACATTGGGAAAACAGTTTAGAAGATTGTGTAAATATACTTTCAAATTAA
- a CDS encoding OmpH family outer membrane protein: MKKLSVLFGAVMMVVSVGMAKAQKIATLDLVSVLNAMPEKKKADTDLKAFLDVKEGEIKKKTDAMQAKYALYTKEAPTKTEAENKARQEEMQKLQTEAQQMSERAQKDLAEKEKLAYAPIEKKVMDAVNKVAKANSYEYIMDTNSTGLIYKGGPDATPAVKKELGLQ, encoded by the coding sequence ATGAAAAAATTAAGTGTATTATTTGGAGCAGTAATGATGGTTGTCTCTGTTGGGATGGCAAAAGCTCAAAAAATTGCTACTCTAGACTTAGTAAGCGTACTTAATGCAATGCCTGAAAAGAAAAAAGCAGATACAGATTTAAAAGCTTTCCTTGATGTAAAAGAAGGAGAAATAAAAAAGAAGACTGACGCAATGCAGGCAAAATATGCTTTGTACACAAAAGAAGCTCCTACAAAAACAGAAGCTGAAAACAAAGCTAGACAAGAAGAAATGCAGAAGTTACAGACTGAAGCTCAGCAAATGAGCGAGAGAGCACAAAAAGATCTTGCTGAAAAAGAAAAATTGGCTTACGCTCCTATCGAAAAGAAAGTGATGGATGCTGTAAACAAAGTGGCAAAAGCAAACAGTTATGAGTATATCATGGATACGAACTCTACAGGTCTTATCTATAAAGGAGGTCCTGATGCAACTCCAGCTGTTAAAAAAGAATTAGGTCTTCAATAA
- a CDS encoding COG1470 family protein, which translates to MKPGTTTSISFTIENKNSLAKTYNLKAETSNNFIIPILKNGEITISPNEIKTYIVPLQVATETPQGKYSVLLQGTEITTGENIIETAELLVSGNRKLSLTLLDSSEFVKAGETIQSTFLLKNYGNVSENLILESKNAIIDLGATLILAPSESKKITVSKRTPSDLGKNEYQNLNLSVFSKDNPQENQTAYSSVKIISVKPVEEDIFHRFPVSASVSMIGMQNRGRYDKGFQGELYGKGSLDDENKNLLEFHAVTKNPVEFNSFTQYEEYFVNYKRENFWVHLGDKNYFASFLTEYARYGRGTEIRFDLKKISFGGFYNHPRFFRDIKDEFNMYSKLKIGKQSEITAGYLYKVPRTESTDITFSNMRLDSDAHLPYVTGKFNINKNLEISGETSYSKTTKTDGTAFMIQTIVNYERVKGNVMYMRASPEYAGYFNNTSNININLQYQLSKQIHFIANYVQDAKNFQRDTLFLAAPYRKYLQYGIQYKYTKNGNIIFYGGTQRYEDRLMPKEFDYNDRFFKLSVNQQIGIFQVNVEGQLGKTENYLTGVSGNSSFYTANISFDKFKTSFNIYGSYALTSRYQLQNQQQFYFGARILNRFSDKTQFSLFYQNNYMPEDYYTDRNLFELLFQQQIFSKHEIGVSARYNLQRGELGNKDFIFSLRYTLKMNIPTQKIAEYTTLSGNIKNLGVKKVDGIRLIMGNHLSITDKNGNYLFRNVSPGDYVLEIDRSTTDINDISDQNVPASLVLIDKENIFNFALTSAAKIQGKIDYKEHENTLSFAQLSTKKKKNENVIVEVSNGSQTFRKIALLGDSFDFTYLRPGDWKVKVYRNGLDKRYKIPIDHFEFNLQSAETKNITINIIKQSSEIKYQQETIKVSYNQNKKQK; encoded by the coding sequence TTGAAACCGGGGACAACTACTTCTATTTCCTTCACCATAGAAAATAAAAATTCCTTAGCAAAAACTTACAATCTAAAAGCAGAAACTTCTAACAATTTCATTATTCCTATTTTAAAAAACGGAGAAATAACCATCTCACCGAATGAAATTAAAACTTATATTGTGCCTTTACAAGTCGCAACAGAAACTCCGCAAGGAAAATATTCTGTTTTACTGCAAGGAACTGAAATTACAACAGGCGAAAATATTATTGAAACGGCTGAATTATTAGTTTCAGGAAACAGAAAACTTTCTCTTACTCTTTTAGATTCCTCGGAATTTGTGAAAGCAGGAGAGACTATACAATCTACTTTTTTATTAAAAAATTATGGAAACGTTTCTGAAAATTTAATTTTAGAAAGCAAAAATGCCATCATTGATCTGGGCGCAACTTTAATTTTGGCTCCCAGCGAAAGTAAAAAAATTACAGTAAGTAAAAGAACTCCATCAGATTTAGGGAAAAATGAATATCAGAATTTAAACCTTTCAGTTTTTTCAAAAGATAATCCTCAGGAAAATCAAACGGCCTATTCAAGTGTAAAAATCATTTCTGTAAAACCCGTTGAGGAGGATATTTTCCACAGATTTCCGGTTTCGGCTTCTGTTTCTATGATTGGCATGCAAAATCGGGGGCGCTATGATAAGGGTTTCCAGGGCGAATTGTATGGAAAAGGAAGTTTAGATGACGAAAATAAAAATCTTTTAGAATTTCATGCAGTCACCAAAAATCCAGTAGAATTTAATTCTTTCACCCAATATGAAGAATATTTTGTGAATTATAAACGAGAAAATTTCTGGGTTCATTTGGGCGACAAAAATTATTTTGCCTCTTTTTTAACTGAATATGCAAGATATGGTCGAGGTACAGAAATCCGTTTCGACCTAAAAAAAATAAGCTTTGGTGGGTTTTATAATCATCCACGATTTTTCAGAGATATTAAAGATGAATTTAATATGTATTCAAAATTAAAAATTGGGAAACAATCTGAAATTACAGCAGGATATTTATATAAAGTTCCGAGAACAGAAAGTACAGATATAACCTTTTCGAATATGAGATTAGATTCAGATGCGCATTTGCCTTATGTCACAGGAAAATTTAATATAAATAAAAATCTTGAAATTTCAGGAGAAACATCGTACAGCAAAACAACAAAAACAGACGGCACTGCTTTTATGATTCAAACTATTGTTAATTATGAAAGAGTAAAAGGAAATGTAATGTATATGAGAGCGAGCCCGGAATATGCAGGATATTTTAATAACACCAGTAATATCAATATTAATCTTCAGTATCAATTATCAAAACAAATTCATTTTATAGCAAATTATGTACAGGATGCTAAAAACTTTCAGCGTGACACTTTATTTCTTGCGGCTCCTTATCGCAAATATTTGCAGTATGGAATTCAATATAAATATACTAAAAACGGAAATATAATATTTTACGGAGGCACCCAAAGATATGAAGACCGATTAATGCCCAAAGAATTTGATTATAACGACCGTTTTTTTAAACTTTCTGTTAACCAGCAAATCGGAATTTTTCAGGTGAATGTTGAAGGACAATTGGGAAAAACAGAAAATTATCTGACCGGAGTTTCGGGAAATTCAAGTTTTTATACTGCAAACATAAGCTTCGATAAATTTAAAACTTCATTTAATATCTATGGAAGTTATGCACTTACTTCCCGTTATCAATTACAGAATCAACAGCAATTTTATTTTGGAGCAAGAATTTTAAACCGGTTTTCAGATAAAACACAGTTCAGTCTTTTTTATCAGAACAATTATATGCCTGAAGATTATTATACTGACAGAAATCTTTTTGAACTCCTTTTTCAGCAGCAAATTTTTTCTAAACATGAGATTGGCGTTTCAGCGAGATATAATTTACAGCGTGGAGAATTGGGGAATAAAGATTTTATTTTTTCGCTGCGTTATACTTTAAAAATGAATATTCCGACTCAGAAAATTGCAGAATACACAACTTTATCCGGAAACATAAAAAATTTAGGCGTAAAAAAGGTTGACGGAATTCGACTGATTATGGGAAATCATCTTTCGATAACAGACAAAAATGGAAATTATCTATTCAGAAATGTTTCTCCAGGTGATTATGTTTTGGAAATTGACAGATCAACAACAGACATCAATGATATTTCCGATCAAAATGTTCCTGCCTCTTTAGTTTTAATTGATAAAGAAAATATTTTCAACTTCGCATTGACAAGTGCAGCAAAGATTCAGGGAAAAATTGATTATAAGGAACATGAAAATACATTGAGCTTCGCCCAGCTTTCAACCAAAAAAAAGAAAAACGAAAATGTAATTGTTGAAGTGAGTAACGGTAGCCAGACATTTAGAAAAATAGCTCTATTGGGAGACTCTTTTGATTTCACTTATCTGCGTCCCGGAGATTGGAAGGTGAAAGTTTACAGAAACGGTTTAGACAAAAGATATAAAATACCAATTGATCATTTTGAATTTAATCTACAATCTGCCGAAACAAAAAATATAACGATTAATATCATCAAGCAGTCATCCGAAATAAAATATCAGCAGGAAACCATTAAAGTAAGTTATAACCAAAACAAAAAACAAAAATGA
- a CDS encoding BamA/TamA family outer membrane protein — MKLFLNIFFILFCVFVQAQKKHYFLIDTETKVKKKVKDSLSAVKFLDSLAQNNYFFTELKDVKIKGDSTEIFYDKGKNFNQTYVNLSDSIVDRFKLEKEFFTKNLDSVKKNINKKYIDDGFAFSRIKSQFKGQKKGIPVVELDINKNNKRTIDGFVAKGYTRVPKRFIKNLEKEFKGKTYDDKNLIAINKNFQSHPFITLERQPQTLFTKDSTQIYLFMEKKKTNTFDGVIGFGNDKTDKFTLNGTLNVNFKNMFNGFEAVNLYWQRNPDKGQTFDLQTDIPYLFNSNVGLNMKVNIFRQDSTFANVKALPAFYYHLNSRQKIGLRGTFESSAILDSLYIQGKDYNKKGIGIFFDMTEPTDIDLFLYKSKLNVGYDFLATNYTGENIKANQNQFYFFGEYNYHINGNHFLNIKGEGAMMDSKIDFSANELYRFGGWNSLRGFNENSLAADFYYYGGLEYRYLIGNQAFFDVFGQYGQLNNKSLNVKPKLYSVGLGFNFFIPIGLMSFQLSNGNEFGNPFKFNDIKIHWGILSRF, encoded by the coding sequence TTGAAATTATTTTTAAACATATTTTTTATTCTGTTTTGCGTTTTTGTACAAGCGCAAAAGAAGCATTATTTTTTAATTGACACCGAGACGAAGGTTAAGAAAAAAGTAAAAGATTCACTTTCTGCAGTAAAATTTCTCGATTCTTTAGCTCAAAACAATTACTTTTTCACCGAGCTAAAAGATGTAAAAATAAAAGGTGACAGCACAGAAATTTTCTACGACAAAGGCAAAAATTTCAACCAGACCTACGTTAATTTATCAGATTCTATTGTTGACCGTTTCAAACTTGAAAAAGAATTTTTCACTAAGAATTTAGATTCAGTTAAAAAAAATATCAACAAAAAATATATTGATGACGGGTTTGCTTTTAGCAGAATCAAGTCTCAGTTTAAAGGACAGAAAAAAGGTATTCCTGTTGTAGAACTCGATATTAATAAAAATAATAAAAGAACCATCGATGGTTTTGTAGCAAAAGGTTATACCCGAGTTCCTAAAAGATTTATAAAAAATCTTGAGAAAGAATTTAAAGGAAAAACTTACGACGACAAAAACCTGATTGCCATCAATAAAAATTTCCAAAGCCATCCTTTTATCACTTTGGAACGGCAACCACAAACGCTTTTCACAAAAGACTCTACACAGATTTATTTGTTTATGGAAAAGAAAAAAACCAATACTTTTGATGGAGTTATCGGTTTTGGAAATGATAAAACCGATAAATTTACGCTGAACGGAACTCTGAATGTGAATTTTAAAAACATGTTTAATGGTTTTGAAGCCGTCAATCTTTATTGGCAGAGAAACCCCGACAAAGGCCAGACTTTTGATCTGCAAACTGATATTCCGTATCTATTTAACTCTAATGTAGGTTTGAATATGAAAGTGAATATCTTCAGACAAGATTCTACTTTTGCCAATGTAAAAGCGTTACCTGCGTTTTATTATCATCTCAACAGCCGACAAAAAATCGGACTTCGAGGAACTTTTGAATCATCAGCAATTCTCGACAGTCTTTATATTCAGGGGAAAGATTACAACAAAAAAGGGATCGGTATTTTCTTTGACATGACCGAACCTACCGATATTGATCTTTTCCTTTACAAGTCTAAATTAAATGTAGGATACGATTTCTTAGCAACCAATTATACGGGTGAAAATATAAAAGCCAACCAAAATCAGTTTTACTTTTTTGGCGAATATAATTATCATATCAACGGAAATCACTTTCTCAACATCAAAGGGGAAGGTGCGATGATGGATTCTAAAATCGATTTCTCAGCCAACGAATTGTACCGTTTTGGTGGCTGGAATTCTCTCAGGGGTTTTAATGAAAACTCTCTCGCCGCAGATTTTTATTATTATGGAGGATTAGAATATCGGTATCTCATCGGAAATCAGGCATTTTTTGATGTCTTCGGACAATACGGACAACTTAATAACAAATCTCTCAATGTAAAGCCTAAATTGTATAGTGTTGGTCTTGGTTTTAATTTCTTTATTCCAATAGGTTTGATGAGTTTCCAGCTTTCTAATGGTAACGAATTTGGGAATCCTTTTAAGTTTAATGATATAAAAATTCACTGGGGAATCTTAAGTAGATTTTAA
- a CDS encoding phospholipase domain-containing protein, producing the protein MKPLTLLQYNYDVNLKQNKIVMTNLKDTSVPLIIYDKNKFNTKNYYSSYELNSNDEISHLVDIESYSYEVIGPNGFVRKFKGTKNPELEVTLFCNLYKNEVDITLTNISTNTLHISLDNQYDENKKNISLHVSEEKININLDKTRGWYDIKIKSNNNSWHFAGRIESAKPITNLN; encoded by the coding sequence ATGAAACCACTTACTCTACTACAGTACAATTACGATGTCAATCTCAAACAAAATAAGATTGTAATGACCAATCTTAAAGATACTTCGGTGCCTTTAATTATTTATGATAAAAATAAATTTAATACAAAAAATTATTATTCCTCCTATGAGCTTAATTCAAATGATGAGATTTCGCATTTGGTAGATATAGAGTCATACAGCTATGAGGTAATAGGACCAAACGGTTTTGTAAGAAAATTTAAAGGCACAAAAAATCCCGAGCTTGAAGTAACTTTATTTTGCAATCTCTATAAAAATGAAGTAGATATCACATTGACAAATATATCCACAAATACTCTACATATTAGTTTAGACAATCAGTATGATGAAAACAAAAAAAACATCTCACTTCATGTTTCTGAAGAAAAAATAAATATAAATTTAGATAAAACAAGAGGGTGGTACGATATTAAAATAAAATCTAACAATAATAGTTGGCATTTTGCTGGAAGAATAGAATCTGCGAAACCTATTACAAATCTTAATTAA
- a CDS encoding OmpH family outer membrane protein, protein MKNFKTLFTLAVILLFGFSNAQKIGVIDTQYILDKMPQYKEAEARLNAQIDTWEQEIKSIQSQYEQKKSAFESEKVLLIGDQLKLREKEVLDLEKSIQTTLSLRFGKTGEINQLRANLVEPFQDQIYTALRSVIAKNGLGIVFDKNRDNVLSYEPRYDYTDKVLAVLLKGTEKEKEKKTNKK, encoded by the coding sequence ATGAAAAATTTTAAAACTCTTTTCACTTTAGCGGTAATTTTGCTTTTCGGATTTAGCAATGCTCAGAAAATAGGAGTCATTGATACCCAATATATTTTGGATAAAATGCCTCAATATAAGGAAGCTGAAGCAAGGCTTAATGCTCAGATTGATACTTGGGAACAAGAAATTAAAAGTATTCAATCACAATACGAGCAAAAAAAATCTGCTTTTGAGAGTGAAAAAGTTTTATTAATTGGTGATCAGCTTAAGCTTAGAGAAAAAGAGGTCTTAGACTTAGAAAAAAGTATTCAGACGACATTAAGTTTAAGATTTGGTAAAACCGGCGAGATCAATCAGCTTCGTGCTAATTTGGTAGAGCCTTTTCAAGATCAGATTTATACCGCTCTCCGTTCTGTAATCGCAAAAAACGGATTAGGTATAGTTTTTGATAAAAATAGAGACAATGTTCTTTCATATGAACCAAGATATGATTATACGGATAAAGTATTGGCCGTATTACTAAAAGGAACCGAGAAAGAAAAAGAAAAGAAAACTAATAAAAAATAG